The Clostridium botulinum BKT015925 genome includes the window AGCTGGATGAGTTTGCATAACAAAATAAAGTCCGTATCATCCGAAAGATACTATAGTATATGTGGCAGATATATGGAATTATAAACGTCAAGATAATAATGAAATTTTCCGATCATTTAAGGGTGTAGTTTTTTACTCATCGTCATCTTTAAAGTGATCTTTTAAGCGATAAGACTTTCCATTAATAGGTATAACATGAGCATGGTGCAAAACTCTATCTAATATAGCATTTGCGATGATAGGATCATAAAAAATATCATCCCAAGCATTGAAATTTATATTAGTTGTTAAAATTGTACTTTTTTTCTCATATCGCATGTCAATGAGTTGGAAGAATAACTTAGAGTCTTCTTTATTTATCGGTAGATAGCCTAATTCATCTATTATTAGGAGCTTGTACTTACTAAAATGTTTAAGTCTAGAATCTAATCGATTCTCTAAATTTGCACGTTTTAATTGCTGTAATAAATCATGACATTTAATAAAGTATGTACTATATCTACGTTTTGCTGCCGCAATTCCTATAGATGTAGCAAGGTGCGTTTTTCCTACTCCACTAGGACCTAGGAAAACTATATTTTCTTGTGTATTTAGAAAGCGTAATGTTAAAAAATCTAATATCTGATCTTTATTAATGCTAGGTTGAAAGCTGAAATCAAAGTCTTTAACCTCTTTTTTATGAGGAAAAGCGCCTACTTTTACCATAGATTTAATCATATTTGCTTCTTTAAAATCTATTTCATAAGCTGTAAGCTTAATAAGAGCATCAACAAAGGATAAATTATTTTTAGTAGAAAAATCAATGACTTCGTCTAAATGATTAATCATTTGTTTAAATTTTAAATACTCTAGATTTTTTATAAGTTGTGTATATGCACTATTCATTTTTATATACCTCTCCTATTAAATTTAAATTTTGTCCTAGCTTTCTTCATCATTTCATATGAGCTTTTATTAAATGTTAAAGCACTAATCTCAGCATAATGTTCTGCATGATAATTTAATTTTTGATTTTGTATATCATGAATAGTAACTAATTTTGTGCTATAATACACATGTAATTGATGATCATATACTTGAAGTTTTAGTCGTTTACCTATATATTCTGGTGGGACAGAATATTGGTTTGATTTGTATGAAATCATGCTTTGACTATTTACTTTAACAGATGTGGTGGTTATTTTGTAAAGATTTCTTATCTGATCTTTAGGCAGTTTTGATAAGAAATCTTTTTCTTTCTGTAAATGTAATATTGGTATTTTACCTGTTGATGTATGACATTTACTATTAATTCTATTGTTTAAATCTGAAACAAGTTTGTGTAATTGCTCATAGTTTAATGTTCCATTATATGCTCTTATTTCATCTAATAATTTCATAGGAGCTTCTACTTTGGCTTTGGTGTTAGGTCTACCTGCTACGCAAGGGTGAACTTTAAAGCCGTAATCTTTTGCAAACTGTTGAAATTTATTATTTACTTTTCCTTTAGAATAATTAGTTCTAGGTAAATCCATAACAGTTTTCATATTGTCCGTTAATAGTTCCTCCGGAACTCCTCCAAAAGCTTGAAATGATTCATCAAGAAAAGAAAATAACACTTCTTGTGTTTTATCGAGAGATAACTTGTACACTCTAAACCTCGAATATGAAAGTATTAATACAAAGACATTAACACTAATAATTTCTCCGGTATTTAAAACAAATTCTATGTTTTCTTTCCAATCTAGTTGTGCTTGTTTACCTTTACCTGTTTCATACCTCATAGGCGCAGCCTTCGATAGATGTCCTTTTCTTCTGCTATTAAAATAGTGACTAAATTCTGGATGATTGGAGATATACCTTCTAAAAGAAGATTGAGCACAATCTAATCCATAGTTATCTCTAAGATACTGCCACAGAATCCGTTTATAATAAAATATTTGAATAGAATCTTTACCAAGAAGTTTTTTGATAATAGGTTCAAAATGGTCTATTTTAGATTTACGATTTCTAGTAGTAGGTTTTACATA containing:
- the istB gene encoding IS21-like element ISCbo2 family helper ATPase IstB, producing MNSAYTQLIKNLEYLKFKQMINHLDEVIDFSTKNNLSFVDALIKLTAYEIDFKEANMIKSMVKVGAFPHKKEVKDFDFSFQPSINKDQILDFLTLRFLNTQENIVFLGPSGVGKTHLATSIGIAAAKRRYSTYFIKCHDLLQQLKRANLENRLDSRLKHFSKYKLLIIDELGYLPINKEDSKLFFQLIDMRYEKKSTILTTNINFNAWDDIFYDPIIANAILDRVLHHAHVIPINGKSYRLKDHFKDDDE
- the istA gene encoding IS21-like element ISCbo2 family transposase gives rise to the protein MIIQMNINSEIQIDKLEDLHKLNLIMEENNLKVNKSQIARELGVNPRTVGKYLNGYVKPTTRNRKSKIDHFEPIIKKLLGKDSIQIFYYKRILWQYLRDNYGLDCAQSSFRRYISNHPEFSHYFNSRRKGHLSKAAPMRYETGKGKQAQLDWKENIEFVLNTGEIISVNVFVLILSYSRFRVYKLSLDKTQEVLFSFLDESFQAFGGVPEELLTDNMKTVMDLPRTNYSKGKVNNKFQQFAKDYGFKVHPCVAGRPNTKAKVEAPMKLLDEIRAYNGTLNYEQLHKLVSDLNNRINSKCHTSTGKIPILHLQKEKDFLSKLPKDQIRNLYKITTTSVKVNSQSMISYKSNQYSVPPEYIGKRLKLQVYDHQLHVYYSTKLVTIHDIQNQKLNYHAEHYAEISALTFNKSSYEMMKKARTKFKFNRRGI